Proteins encoded together in one Coffea arabica cultivar ET-39 chromosome 2c, Coffea Arabica ET-39 HiFi, whole genome shotgun sequence window:
- the LOC113726507 gene encoding uncharacterized protein, with amino-acid sequence MATISLGISASFLTKETPSSFSVSLAPPVAVRANLRPLRTVTLATVSKPAAETKKREPRGIMKPRRVSPEMQAFLGGVSEIPRTQALKEIWAYIKRHNLQDPENKKVIICDEQLKKIFGGKDRVGFLEIAGLISPHFLK; translated from the exons ATGGCAACAATCTCTTTGGGGATTTCGGCGAGCTTTCTGACTAAAGAAACGCCGTCGTCGTTTTCAGTCAGTCTTGCCCCTCCCGTCGCTGTGCGTGCTAACCTGCGCCCTTTGCGTACTGTGACTCTCGCTACCGTCTCCAAACCGGCTGCCGAGACCAAGAAGCGCGAGCCCAGAGGCATTATGAAGCCGCGCCGTGTCTCCCCCGAAATGCAGGCCTTCCTCGGAGGGGTTTCTGAGATCCCTCGTACTCAAGCCCTCAAGGAGATTTGGGCTTACATCAAACGCCACAATCTTCAG gATCCGGAGAACAAGAAGGTGATTATTTGTGATGAGCAGCTGAAGAAGATTTTTGGAGGAAAAGATCGTGTTGGGTTTCTTGAGATTGCAGGGTTGATTAGTCCTCACTTTTTAAAGTGA
- the LOC113726504 gene encoding uncharacterized protein, with protein sequence MAEKLALPLLLPNPPPPKPFFQEPQPQPTPLPHPNTSSLNPLLQSLLISETHRNPTTSSNPSQTHENHPQSPSSSFIPRTRRRLGKHRDLNRGKPWSHHRLSCQGERTLQTLLDPEFHVENISQVLLNLFNSHDFGKNQQGPQFCTETLSLDILGLVKGLGYYKKCDLAMHVFEWVVNRSDSHLLLSNSVVAVIISMLGKEGRVSAAASLLHNLHRDGFLIDVYAYTSLISAFANSGRYREAVMVFKKMEDEGCRPTLITYNVILKVYGKMGMPWHKIMEVFEGMKVSAVAPDSYTYNTLIACCRRGSLYEEAKEIFEEMKLVGCVPDKVTYNALLDVYGKSRRPHEALEVLAEMEVNGFSPCTVTYNSLISAYSRDGLLEEATELKSQMMEKGIKPDVFTYTTLLSGFEKAGKDESAMKVFDEMRAAGCNPNICTFNALIKMYGNRGKFTEMMKIFDDIKTCKCSPDIVTWNTLLAVFGQNGMDSEVSGVFKEMKRAGFLAERDTFNTLISAYSRCGSFDQAMTVYKRMLTAGVTPDLSTYNAVLAALARGGLWEQSNKVFDEMKDCRCKPNEQTYSSLLHAYANGKEIDKMHALAEDIYSGVIEPHAVLYKTLVLVYSKSDLLAETERAFQELRRKGCSVDITTLNAMVSIYGRRQMIREANEIINFMRESGFTPTLTTYNSLMNMYSRSADYEKSEEMLRELLAKGVKPDLISYNTVINAYCRNGRMRDASRVFAEMRESGLVPDVVTYNTFIANYAAVSMFVEAIDVVHYMIKHGCKPNESTYNSIVDSYCKLGRRDEAVVFVGNLRELNPHISREEECRLLERLKR encoded by the coding sequence ATGGCAGAGAAGCTAGCACTTCCCCTCCTACTTCCAAATCCGCCACCCCCAAAGCCTTTCTTTCAAGAACCCCAGCCTCAGCCCACCCCTCTTCCCCACCCCAATACTAGCTCCTTGAACCCTCTCCTCCAAAGCCTCCTCATTTCAGAAACCCACCGAAACCCCACCACTTCTTCCAATCCCAGCCAAACTCATGAAAACCACCCCCAGTCCCCATCCTCCTCCTTTATCCCCCGAACCCGACGGCGTCTTGGCAAGCACCGTGACCTTAATAGAGGGAAGCCCTGGTCTCACCACCGCCTCTCCTGTCAAGGTGAGCGGACTCTCCAGACCCTTCTTGATCCAGAATTCCATGTCGAAAATATTAGCCAAGTGTTGCTCAACTTATTTAATTCTCACGATTTTGGTAAGAACCAACAAGGTCCTCAATTCTGCACTGAAACTTTGAGCTTAGACATCTTGGGTTTAGTCAAGGGCTTAGGGTATTATAAGAAATGTGACTTGGCAATGCATGTCTTTGAATGGGTTGTGAATCGTAGCGATTCACATCTTCTGTTGAGTAATTCTGTTGTAGCTGTGATTATCAGTATGCTTGGGAAAGAGGGCAGGGTTTCGGCTGCAGCTTCTTTGCTTCATAATTTGCATAGAGATGGTTTCCTCATTGATGTCTATGCATATACTTCTTTGATTTCGGCATTTGCTAATAGTGGGAGGTATAGGGAGGCTGTGATGGTGTTCAAGAAAATGGAGGATGAGGGTTGCAGGCCTACTTTGATCACTTACAACGTGATCTTGAAagtttatggaaaaatgggcATGCCTTGGCATAAGATCATGGAGGTGTTTGAGGGTATGAAGGTTTCTGCGGTTGCCCCAGATTCTTATACGTATAATACCCTTATAGCTTGTTGTAGAAGGGGGTCTTTGTATGAGGAGGCTAAAGAGATTTTTGAGGAGATGAAATTGGTTGGCTGTGTGCCGGATAAAGTCACCTATAATGCATTACTGGACGTCTATGGCAAGTCGAGGAGGCCTCATGAAGCTTTGGAGGTTTTGGCAGAGATGGAGGTCAATGGCTTCTCTCCCTGTACTGTGACATATAACTCTTTAATATCTGCTTATTCTAGGGATGGATTGTTGGAAGAAGCAACGGAGCTAAAATCGCAAATGATGGAAAAAGGGATCAAGCCTGATGTGTTTACTTATACCACTCTATTATCAGGATTTGAGAAGGCTGGTAAGGATGAGTCTGCCATGAAGGTCTTTGATGAGATGAGAGCTGCAGGTTGTAATCCAAATATCTGTACGTTTAATGCCCTTATTAAAATGTATGGCAACCGCGGAAAATTTACAGAAATGATGAAGATTTTTGATGATATCAAGACGTGCAAATGTAGTCCCGATATCGTTACATGGAATACACTTCTTGCAGTGTTTGGACAGAACGGCATGGACTCTGAGGTATCCGGGGTTTTCAAGGAAATGAAAAGAGCAGGCTTTTTAGCTGAGAGAGATACTTTTAACACTCTAATCAGTGCTTACAGCCGCTGTGGGTCTTTTGACCAGGCCATGACTGTCTACAAGAGAATGCTGACAGCAGGGGTGACCCCTGACCTCTCTACCTACAATGCTGTTTTAGCAGCTCTGGCTCGGGGAGGGCTCTGGGAACAGTCTAAcaaagtgtttgatgaaatgaagGATTGTCGATGTAAGCCCAATGAACAGACCTATAGTTCCTTGCTTCATGCCTATGCTAATGGCAAGGAGATTGACAAGATGCATGCTCTTGCAGAGGACATCTACTCTGGTGTTATTGAACCTCATGCTGTGCTTTACAAGACGCTCGTTCTGGTTTATAGCAAAAGTGACCTACTTGCAGAAACAGAACGGGCCTTCCAGGAGTTGAGAAGAAAAGGTTGCTCTGTCGACATAACGACTCTGAATGCCATGGTTTCCATATATGGGCGGCGTCAAATGATCAGAGAGGCAAATGAAATTATTAATTTCATGAGGGAAAGTGGTTTTACACCTACCTTGACAACTTATAATAGTTTGATGAATATGTATAGCCGGTCAGCAGATTATGAGAAATCTGAAGAAATGCTGAGGGAGCTTTTAGCTAAAGGAGTTAAGCCTGATTTGATCTCATACAACACAGTGATAAATGCATATTGCAGAAATGGTCGAATGAGGGATGCATCTCGGGTCTTCGCAGAAATGAGGGAATCTGGGCTTGTTCCGGATGTTGTCACATATAATACATTCATAGCTAATTATGCAGCTGTCTCGATGTTTGTTGAGGCAATTGATGTGGTTCACTACATGATCAAGCACGGTTGCAAACCAAATGAGAGCACATATAATTCAATTGTAGATTCGTACTGTAAGCTTGGCCGGAGGGATGAGGCAGTGGTGTTTGTTGGTAACCTTCGCGAGCTTAATCCCCATATTTCTAGGGAGGAAGAATGTAGATTGCTGGAAAGATTGAAGAGGTGA